The following is a genomic window from Armatimonadota bacterium.
TCGAGAGCCCTTCGGGAACCGGAAGCGCCATGGTTGCAGGCACGGCGACCCTTTCCGCATACCCGCCTCCACCCAGAAGGGCGCAGACCTTGTCGCCCGGCTTCCAGCGAGCCCCCTCCGGCGCGTCGCGGACAACACCAGCCACTTCGAGACCCATCCACTCCGGCCAACCCGGCGGCGGCGGATAGTCCCCCGCGCGCTGCATGAGGTCGGCGCGGTTGAGCGCAGCAGCATGCACATCAATGACGATCTCGCCCGGTTGCGGCACGGGATCGGGGACTTTGCTCCACACGAGTGAGCCATCTTCGGCTACGAGCACGGCGTGCATCGTGGTCTCCATTCCGTGTACCCGGCGGCGGCCAGGAGCGTCTCTTGCACCAGGAGTTCGTGATCGTACGAGTAAGGGTTCTCGATCTCCCCTCTAATTACCCGCGCGAATTCGATGAGCTGGTCCTCGTATCGCCCGTTCATCACGCCCACGTCCACCAGATGCGTTCCCGCCGGGTACTCAGCGGTGTCTTCCAGAAGCGTCAGGCGCACGTGCAGCGGGTCAATCCCGTAGTTTCCCGCCGGGCGCTCAAGCGGGCAGATCTCCACTGTGCCCTTGGTTCCGCAAACGATCATCCGCCGATGATTCATGCCGTCGACTTCGGTGATGGCTGCACGCACGGTAGCTGTGGCCCGGGGATACTCGAGCACCGCGAGCCCGTTATCCTTGAGGCCGTCGTCGCGGGTCGATTTCAGGAAAGGCACAACGTTATCCGGCCGGCCAAGCATCGCGATGACCAGGTCCAGCAGGTGGCAGCCGAAGTTGTACATCGCGCCGCCGGCGAACTGGGACAGGAAACTGCGGTAGTGGTCCCCGTCGTACCGGCTCATCACCACGTGGACCTCGAAAGCCTCGCCCAACCAACCCTCGCGCAGTGCCCGAAAGCAGAACTTGATCGCCGGGTTGACCCGGTACATGTAACCAAGCTGTACGGCCAGACCTTTCGCCCTGCAGCCGTCGATGAGCTGCTGGAAGGGCTCCATCGTCTCTCCGCCGGGCTTGTCCACGTGCAGGTGCAGGCCGCGCTCCATGCAACGGAGCGCAGTGGGAATCAGGTCGGGGTTGTTTGTCTCCACCGCGATTGCCTGCAGGTCTGGAGTGTCGAGAAGCTGCTCTTCCGACATGAACTGGATGCCCTCATACGACCGGGGCGAGGGCCAGTCGGGGCTGTCTTCCGTCACCACCCCGACAACGTCAAAGTACTCGGGGAGGCGACGCAGCGCGTCCATGATCCCTGAAGCGTGCTCGTGCCCGATGCCGATCTGTCCGATCTTGATAGGGTTCATCGAATCATGTTCCAGTCGAAAACGATCCCCAGTGGCGGATGGGGTTCCTCGGCCAGGCGTGTATACACCTGCGGCGCGCGTTCCGGCGAAACGATCTCGGAAATGATCGGCCGGACCTGCAGCCGCTTGGCAGCGATGAGTGCGAGAAGCGTGCGGTGGTCGTCCTTCGCGGTCCAGTACCCCGGTGAGGACTCAACTTGAGGGCGCACGAAGGTATGGGCCCCGATGAGCGACACGCCGGTCAGGTGCACATACCGATAGAAATCGATGTTCGCGTCGGGGATTCGCGTGCAGCCCAGGAGACTGATGCGACCTTTCCGCGCCACACAGGTGAGGGCCTGCTGGAGCGCCGCTGCGATGCCGGTGACTTCCACGATCGCGTCGGCGCCTTTGCCGCTGGTCAGCTCCTTGACCTTCTCGGAGAGGTTCTCCTCTTCCGGCGAGAAGGCATGGTCGGCCCCCAGGCGCAGAGCGAGGTCTCGGCGTTTCGGGTCAAGATCGGAGACGATCACCGGAATGGCGCCGTCGATCCTGGCAAGCTGTGCGGCGAAAGTCCCCAGAAGCCCCAGGCCGATCACCATGACAGACTCGCCAAGCTCGACCCGCAGTTTGCGCACTCCCTGCAGGCTCATGGCGGCGATGACCACGAAGGCCGCATCCAGGGATTCGATGCGATCATCGCTCACCAGCGTAAGATCGGCGGCGCTCTGCAGCGCGTGGGAGCGGTGGCCGGTGAAGTTGACCAAGGCCCGGTCACCGACTTTCACGCTGTCGACGCCTTCTCCCAGGGCAATCACGCGACCGACACCGCAGTAGCCTGGATAGTAAGGGAATCCGCCCGAGGTGTTGGGCAGGTTCATCAGGTTCGCCCGTTCGGTGCCGGCGCTGATCACCGTGTAGTCGCTCTCGATGAGAACCTGACCCGCGCCGGGTTCGGGTACGTCGAAGGGCTTGAGTACTGCATTCGCGATGGACTCAAACACGATATAGTGTCCGGTCATGTAAGCCTCTCTTCTTTGTCCTTCCGTCCTGCCGGTCCGAACGATTGCACCGGGTCAGTACAGCACCGGGCCGTTCAACTTCTCCCACGCCAGGTACTCCGGGCATGAATAGATGATGGTGGCCAGGGCATTGAGGCCGTGCCATTTCGCGATGCCGCCGTCATTGCCGGTGACATCCCGCAGGAAGTTCGCTCCGATTTGGTCACGGTACGCGCGGATGCGCGGGTTGTCTTCGAAATCGCGCAGGTACTCGCTGCACAGCACGTACATGTGCCCGTTCGACCATGAGGAATGCCGCGTGGGCCGCCAGAGGGGCTGGCCGGTGATGACGGCGTTGGTCTCGGTCAGGAAGCTGTACAGGCTGCGCAGGGCAAGGGCCATGTGGCCGGCGTCGCTGGAGCGGTTGATCAGGTCGGCAACCCGGGATCCAGGCTGCAGGGCGTTGATGATATTCTGTGCGCCGTAGCCCACATGGCAGCCGCCCTCGGCGAGACACCCCCGGTCATACCAACCATGGCTGATAACCGCCTGCGTGGACGCGGCGATGCAGTTGCGCACCACGGTCTCCGCTTCCGGCAAGGGCACGGCGCCCGTGTAGTCCTCGGCCGCAAGCACCCACCACGCCTGCCCGCTGATTGTCCGTCCATCGTAGACCGAACAGCCCTGGCAGGGCAGCCATTTCGGATCGCAGACATGTCGCGCGAGTATGGCTGCGCGCTTCATGATCCGCTCGGCAAGCGCATCGCCGCCGGGCAGATCCTTGCAGTGGAAGTACAGCTGGCAGGCGAGTTTCAGCACAAAGCCGTCATTCTGCAGGATATCTGCGGTGTTCGTGGAGTGGCCCGCCTTGAGTTCGGGCCATTTCTGCTCCAGCTCATCGTGGCAGCAGTGAACTTTGCCATCCTCCTGCACCATCTTCTCCAGGATGAACAGCACGTCATCCGTGACGATGCGTTCCGCGAACTCGGCCCGGTCGATCTCGCCCAGGGCGCGGAAGACTTTTGCGCAATGCAGGATGCCGAATCCGCCGTCGTGCAAGAGCTCCAGGAACTTGCCGGTGTCGCCGCTGTAGAGCTTGAGCCACTGCGGCCAGGTTTCATCGGCGAAGGGGTCGTAGGTAGAAGGGATCAGGGCCTTCATCCCCACGAAGTGCCCTCCGAAGAGCCGGTCATGGTTGAAGCCCGCGTGGGCGACCTGGAAGCTGGCGAGAGCGTGGGCCCGGCTCTCATCCGGCCGGCGCACATACACTTCCGCAGCGCCGACTCGCCCGCCGCAGAGGGACTTGCCCTCTCGCACGAGATCAGCGATCACGAGCCAGGCTCCAGGATCCAGGGGAAGCTCATCGCTGCTGAGTTCGGCCGGAAGAACACGGGTCGCACCGGAGGGCACGGGCCCGGCCAGCGGAACGGCGAGGTCCACTTTCTTGCCCGAGAATAACTCCCGGAATTGCACCTCGAACCGGTCCCTCTGCGGGTCGAGAGACAGGCCCCTGCCGGCGGAGACCCGCAAGTTCAGGTATAGGTGGAACCGACCGGCGGTCGCGAGTGGGAAGTAGATCGCCCCGGTGGGCTCAATCTGCAGCGCCACCGTAGCCTCGCCATCCGCAGGCGCGATCTGGGGCATGCGGAACATGGCCATATCGGGATCGGGCTTCGGGGACGCGGGACCGCGTGCAGCCACGATCTTCGGGCGAATGCGGGGCGAGTAGCCCTGTTCCGGGAGCGCGTCGGGTGGGACGAAGCCGCTCCGCGCCGGAACGAAAGCGATCACGTCAACGTAAGGCGAGTCATTGCCCGCGCGTGACAGAACAAGGGCATGATCCTTGCCCTGCGCAACAGTCAGCACGGTGGGTTGGCCGTCCCGGGCAGTCTGGCGCCAGTAGAAGGCGCCGTCGTCGCCTGGGTCGGGGCACACGCCTGCCGGAGCAGGACCCGGCTCGCCTTCACCGAAGGGGCCGAAGGCGACAGCTACGGAGCGGTTGTTGTCCCCGGCTCGGGTGCGAAGCCAGAGGTGGTAGTCCCCGGGAGGCAGCGTGCCGTCACCGATATGGTAGGCGATGACACCGGGCTCCGGGACCTCATTCAGCGTGGCGCAGCGTCCACGGCTGGTGCCTTCCCAGACCCCGCGGCCATACCTGCCCGAATTTCCGGGCGCCCAGCCGGGAACGGCCCCGCCCAGGTAGTCCTCGCCCTCAAGGTAGAAAGCATCCTGCGCACACGCCATCGAAACTGCCAGGAGAATGCCCATCAAAGCCAGCGGGTTCATGATCCACCTCGCCATTCGCTGTGATCCGGCTACTTGCCCATCGCCCTCAGGGCTTCAAGCGACCGCTTGCAGACATCGAAGCCTAGACCGTCCGGGCCGCCTTCCTCCACCACGTACCACTCCACCGGCTGGGTGGTCTCGCAGAGCTCAAAGATAGTCGGCCAGTCCGCCTGGCCTTCCCCGATGACGCCGCCCGGGCCTGCGCCGTAGTCCTTCAGATGCACCGACCGCGCCCGTCCGGGGAACTTGCGCAGCGTCCCGATTGGGTCGCCCCCGCCATTTGCGCAGTTGCCGATGTCCATCTGCATGATGACTTCCGGGGCGGTGTTGCTGAAGAGAATGTCCCAGGCGATCTCATCATCCACGATCTCGAAGTCGAAGCCGTGGGCGTGGTAGCCGCTATACATGCCCAGGGGGGCCAGCTTCTCGGCGGCATCATTGAGGATGCCTGCAAGCTCCATGATCGTCTCGCGCGAGGACATGCGGGGCTTGTCAGCGGCCACAATCAGGAACTTGTTACCCAACACCTGGTTCATCTCGATGGTGCGCTGCAGGTTATCTCCCAGCAGCGCAGCGGTGGCCAGATGGAATCCGCAGCAGGCCAGCCCGCTGTCGTCGTACATTTTGCGCATTGCCTCGGGGCTGTGGCCCATCCACTCGAGAACGGAGCCGTCGTACCCCCACGGCTCCGCGCCGACGTAGCCAATCTCGGCCACGGACTTCAGCGTCGCCGCGAGATCCTTCTGCACCTCGCCACGGACCGAGTACAACTGCAAAGCCACCGGTATCTTGCTCATATCGTCTCCTGTGCTCGAGGAATTGGTTGACGCGCGAATATCGTCACACGTCTTGCCCGGTGTTTTCCCTGCCCGGCTGTTCGGGACCTGCCCAGCGCGTGAGGGTGCGCTCGCGAGCGCCAGAACCGGTGGGACGACACGCGGCGGTGAGGAACACATCTGCGTTGAAGACACAACAGGCGCCGCCGTGGAATTGAGGCCGTGCCTGACGGCGATGACGTGACGGTGGTGGCCATGAGACCGCGCTGACATCAGGCACGAGGCGCGATGTGCCGTGCCCTCCTACTCTACCGCCACCACCTGCAGGGCATCGAACCAAGCCTGTCCGGGGCTGAGCAGGCGCAGTGCCGGGCTCTTGCGCCCACCTGGATCGGCAATGAACTCCACAGAGTACTCTCGCCACCGGGTCGTCAGTTCGTGTTCCGCCTGCGCGCCCTGCACTGTATCCAGGGCGAGGCGGAACCGCTGCCCGTCTCGATCGCCGCGCGCCCAGACCGACAGGCGGTACTTCTGGTCCTTGGCCAGCGTCAGGGGGAAAGGCGCGACGCTGATCCCCCTGTCCTCGGCCGGAGTACACAACCGCAGCGATTGTCGCCCATGCACCGCCGTGCGCGGGTCCACAAACCACGAGGCGGCCGGATCGTTCGAGCTGATGTAGCTTCCATCGGGCGTGCCCACGTTGTGCGCTTCCTCGAAGCTGGGGTTGAGGATCAGGTTGCCCGGGTCCAGCGCCGCGAGATCCGCCGGCGGCGGGTCCACCTGGATCCGGTAGGCGCGGGTCCCGAAGCCGTCGATCATGTCATTCCACTTGCCGTCGCTGATCGGGACTCTCCGGTTCTCAAACAGCACTTCCGCTTCCCCGTCACCAACACCCTCCAGCGCCAGGTCAAGCACCAGCGGCTTGTTCTCCACATTCGCGCAGAGCAGCGTCACCGCGCCGCGTTCCCTGAACGCCGCCACGTGCACCTGGGGCGTCCCGCAGGTCACCTTCGGCGCTTCCTCGGGGGATGCCAGCGCCGGCACCAGCTGCGAGAGTTCCAGCATCAGGCGCCGGACTTCGCTCCACAGGTCGGGATTGTTGGGATTGCTCACAGGCGGCCGGCGAATGAAGGGCTGCACGCCCTTGCAGCCGTGAATCAGCGCGAGGTAGGTCATGACGCGCTCTTCCTGACGGGAGGGCTCACGCCTCCACCACTCCCCGCCGCCAAAGGCCTGGGGCACGATCCACAGGGGCAGCGCATCTTGGGTGTCGCTGCGGATCTGCCGGCAGAAGTCCACCACGTTCGTCACCGGCGCATGGGGGATCGGGTACGGGTCGGTCATGATGATGTCCATGCCCTTCACGTAGCGCGCCGCTGCCTGCGATTGGCAGAAAACCATGGTCACCGGATGGCACGGGTCGAGTTCCTTGATGCGCCGGTACGCCGCCTCGCATTCCTCCGGCGTGGCCCAGCCCAGTTCCGGTTCATCTGCCAGGTAGTAGGCCAGCAAGGCCGGATGGTCCTTGAAGGCCGCGATCTCCTCCTCGAGCCACTGCCACTTCTCATCATCCTGCGGCGCGCGCGATGCCCCGCGAATGTCAAGCTGCACCATTACCCCCACTTCAGCGCAGCGGTCCATCATTTGCCGCAGGTTGTCCCGTTCGTTGCGGCGCTCCGCGATGCCCCCGGGCAGGTAGGGCGCGACAGTGTTGAAGCCCAACGGGGCCTCATGACTTGCGACTGACGACGCGATACCGTAGTCGGTATAGCAGGACTGCGGGCAAAAAGGCAGCCCGCGCACGATCAGAGTGTGGGTCGCGTTGTCAATGATTACCGCATTGGGCTGCGGATCGGCGATGAGCATGTCGCAACTCGCCGACCCCAGTTTCTCATCGCCGCGCCACAGCACTGCCGTGATCGCATTGCGTCCCAGAGACAACGCATCAAGCGCCAAGGGGACGCTGGTGGGCCTTCCTGCGACAACCGGGGCTTCAGCGAGCGCACCTTCAGGCCCCCGGACCTCGATACGCAGGCCGTCGCCGGCTTCTTCAGCGACGCGCACCAGAATCGCGCCCTGCTCCCCGGTCAGATAGGGCAAGCGCCCAGGGGTAATCGTGAGCAATCTCGGCACCTCCACCGGCAGCGGTGGCGACACGTAGATAGCCTGCCCGGCCGCCACGAGTTCGAGGTGGCTCGCGTACCGACCTGGCCCCGGCAGCGCGACGGTCAGATTCGCTTTCACTGGACCGTCAGCAAGGCTGACCGCCTGTTCGTCAATGACCTCTGGCTGCACGCCGTCCAGGACCAGCCGCGCACTCAGAGTCTCAGGACCGCCCTCCAGACGCGCCAGTCTCATGCTGACCTTGAGCTTCTCGCCGATCGCCCGGTCGGGCGCATTCAGTTCGGAGATGCGCACCCCGCCCACATCCAGCGGCGACGGCTCGAAAGCGAACTCCGCTGACAGGGTTCGCTCCACCCCGCGCGGGAAGGCATCGTCACGTCCCAGCCACAGGCTCTGGCGGTGTGCGTAGTCGAAGAGCGTGAGCCCCTGTTCTGCGGCGATGGTCAGCTTTCCGAACAGATTCTCGAACTCCATCCGCGTCATCCCGCCAAAGGGGTTGCTGACGCCGCCGAAGGTCAGGGGAATCTGCCCCTCCGCATTGCCGCCCGGGCCACTTGCACGCCATTTCGCCCCCACAAACCAGCCGGTGGCGGGGCGGCAGATGCAGGTCTCGTAGTTCATCGCCTGGTCCCAGGCGTTCTGCGTGAAGGCATAGGCTATGGTAAAGCGGTCGCCTGGTCCGGCAGTCACCGTCTCGGTCCAGGCGATCTTCGGGTCGGTGCAGGTGATGGTCAGCACCCGCGTCTCTCCCCGGGTTTCGAGGGACGCGGACATGCGATCGGCACCCCAGGCCGACTGGCTCCACGCCCACCCGGGCGGGTAGGCGACCACGGGGCTGAGCGTGCCTTCAAGCATGCTCCTTCCGTCGCAGGTGACCACGAGACCTCGGTCCAGGCTCCAGCGCAGAGTCAGATGATCCAGGGGGATTTCCACAGGAGACGTGTCAGCCCAGGAAGGCAGGGCAGTGAGTGCGAGGAGGAAGAGAAGGCAGATTCTGCGCACCATGGCAGGCTCCCTTGCGAACACTGACAGGTTGGTGACACACCGGGACCATTTCGTCCCGCAGCGCCGCAACCCCTCCGCACAACCGCGTTCGGAGATAGAGGGTTCCTGGTCACCTGGCGCTTGCTTGACGGGCGACCTCTTCCGGACTCAGGGCGCGAGCGTACAGCATGAACTCCGCCACGCGTCCCGGGAGACATTCATTGCCGGCGTACAGCGGATTGCAGCCCACACCCACGGCGGCGCTCTGCGTGAAGGGACCGGTGGAGGCGCAGGCTGTGTTTCCGGCCAGTTGCCCGTCCAG
Proteins encoded in this region:
- a CDS encoding Gfo/Idh/MocA family oxidoreductase; translation: MNPIKIGQIGIGHEHASGIMDALRRLPEYFDVVGVVTEDSPDWPSPRSYEGIQFMSEEQLLDTPDLQAIAVETNNPDLIPTALRCMERGLHLHVDKPGGETMEPFQQLIDGCRAKGLAVQLGYMYRVNPAIKFCFRALREGWLGEAFEVHVVMSRYDGDHYRSFLSQFAGGAMYNFGCHLLDLVIAMLGRPDNVVPFLKSTRDDGLKDNGLAVLEYPRATATVRAAITEVDGMNHRRMIVCGTKGTVEICPLERPAGNYGIDPLHVRLTLLEDTAEYPAGTHLVDVGVMNGRYEDQLIEFARVIRGEIENPYSYDHELLVQETLLAAAGYTEWRPRCTPCS
- a CDS encoding zinc-binding alcohol dehydrogenase; the protein is MTGHYIVFESIANAVLKPFDVPEPGAGQVLIESDYTVISAGTERANLMNLPNTSGGFPYYPGYCGVGRVIALGEGVDSVKVGDRALVNFTGHRSHALQSAADLTLVSDDRIESLDAAFVVIAAMSLQGVRKLRVELGESVMVIGLGLLGTFAAQLARIDGAIPVIVSDLDPKRRDLALRLGADHAFSPEEENLSEKVKELTSGKGADAIVEVTGIAAALQQALTCVARKGRISLLGCTRIPDANIDFYRYVHLTGVSLIGAHTFVRPQVESSPGYWTAKDDHRTLLALIAAKRLQVRPIISEIVSPERAPQVYTRLAEEPHPPLGIVFDWNMIR
- a CDS encoding sugar phosphate isomerase/epimerase, which encodes MSKIPVALQLYSVRGEVQKDLAATLKSVAEIGYVGAEPWGYDGSVLEWMGHSPEAMRKMYDDSGLACCGFHLATAALLGDNLQRTIEMNQVLGNKFLIVAADKPRMSSRETIMELAGILNDAAEKLAPLGMYSGYHAHGFDFEIVDDEIAWDILFSNTAPEVIMQMDIGNCANGGGDPIGTLRKFPGRARSVHLKDYGAGPGGVIGEGQADWPTIFELCETTQPVEWYVVEEGGPDGLGFDVCKRSLEALRAMGK